The proteins below are encoded in one region of Sedimentibacter sp. zth1:
- the eutM gene encoding ethanolamine utilization microcompartment protein EutM → MKYDALGMIETKGLVGAVEAADAMVKAANVYLIGKEYVGGGLVTVMVRGDVGAVKAATDAGAAAAQRVGELLSVHVIPRPHSEVEIILPATKDAQK, encoded by the coding sequence ATGAAATATGATGCATTAGGAATGATTGAAACTAAAGGTTTAGTAGGAGCTGTTGAAGCAGCAGATGCAATGGTTAAGGCTGCAAATGTATATTTAATTGGAAAAGAATATGTAGGTGGTGGACTTGTAACTGTAATGGTTAGAGGAGATGTAGGAGCTGTTAAAGCTGCTACTGATGCTGGTGCTGCTGCTGCTCAGAGAGTTGGAGAATTACTTTCTGTTCACGTAATTCCAAGACCACACTCAGAAGTTGAAATTATACTTCCAGCTACAAAAGATGCACAAAAATA